In Planctomycetota bacterium, one genomic interval encodes:
- a CDS encoding RpiB/LacA/LacB family sugar-phosphate isomerase: MPPHRIAASLTAEASPRLRRVALASDHRGYAAKMRLIERLSGVGCDVEGLEAVDDFGCDDGSRGCDYPDYAIPVARLVASGEYDAAILLDGSGIGMGIAANKVPGIRAATCHDEITARIAREHNHCNVLCVGTDLVGERTLFRVAETFLVTPFTGGRHVRRVAKLAEHEDSVFATVEDAQTARRLSS, from the coding sequence TTGCCTCCTCACCGAATTGCAGCCTCACTCACTGCCGAGGCATCTCCACGCCTGCGCCGTGTCGCCCTTGCAAGCGACCACCGCGGCTACGCGGCAAAAATGCGACTGATCGAGCGGCTCTCGGGTGTCGGCTGCGACGTCGAAGGGCTGGAAGCCGTCGATGACTTTGGCTGCGATGACGGCTCGCGCGGTTGCGATTATCCGGACTATGCGATTCCCGTCGCACGGCTGGTCGCCTCCGGCGAGTACGACGCCGCCATCCTGCTCGACGGCAGCGGCATCGGGATGGGCATCGCGGCCAACAAAGTCCCCGGCATCCGCGCTGCCACGTGCCACGACGAGATCACCGCACGCATCGCACGCGAGCACAATCACTGCAACGTGCTGTGCGTCGGGACCGACCTCGTCGGCGAACGGACGCTCTTCCGCGTCGCAGAGACCTTCCTGGTGACGCCCTTCACCGGCGGACGTCACGTTCGCCGTGTTGCCAAACTCGCCGAGCACGAAGACAGCGTCTTCGCCACCGTTGAGGATGCACAGACCGCGCGTCGTCTCTCAAGCTGA
- a CDS encoding Sua5/YciO/YrdC/YwlC family protein codes for MSVRRVDLNDYTLDLHQAVEEAAGLLSDGKLVCVPTETVYGLAAKPGASDDLAKLRRDAKAPMTPHLGSADDLDAFGVELTDDSRKLVRKLWPGPVAIGFQIDATKAQSAADQLGLSTSDLFDADSRITLRCPDDPFTSTVLRRAGQPAVLTRAGLPRGGEASRPPESAGLDELGVAVAYDAGPTRYARPSTVVHVEADGSTWNVVREGIYDRRIIERLLRTTVLFVCSGNTCRSPMAMALGKKVLAKKIGVDPKALGEAGYEVISAGTGAMPGMRATPAAADAVQSLGGDLSGHRSSPLDVAMIHRADLIIAMTAAHRQGVLGLVPSAADKLVLLDPDGDIEDPIGADASTYMRLAEKLETLVDDRLAAL; via the coding sequence ATGTCCGTTCGCCGCGTTGACCTCAACGACTACACGCTCGATTTGCACCAGGCCGTCGAAGAGGCCGCGGGGTTGTTGTCCGACGGCAAGCTGGTCTGCGTCCCGACCGAGACCGTTTACGGCCTGGCCGCCAAACCCGGTGCGTCGGACGATCTGGCCAAGCTTCGTCGCGACGCCAAAGCGCCGATGACGCCCCACCTCGGCTCTGCTGACGATCTGGACGCATTCGGCGTTGAGCTGACCGACGACAGCCGGAAGCTCGTCCGCAAGCTCTGGCCCGGACCCGTGGCCATCGGCTTTCAGATTGACGCCACGAAAGCTCAATCTGCTGCAGACCAGCTCGGCCTGTCGACGTCAGATCTCTTCGATGCCGACAGTCGAATCACGCTGCGTTGTCCTGACGATCCGTTCACGTCGACCGTCCTCCGGCGTGCCGGACAGCCCGCAGTGTTGACGCGTGCGGGGCTGCCGCGTGGCGGCGAAGCGTCGCGTCCGCCGGAGTCGGCAGGCCTGGACGAGCTCGGCGTCGCCGTCGCCTACGACGCTGGCCCGACGCGGTACGCCAGGCCGAGCACCGTCGTGCACGTCGAGGCCGACGGCTCGACTTGGAACGTCGTCCGCGAAGGCATCTACGACCGCCGGATCATTGAGCGGCTGCTGCGGACAACTGTCCTCTTCGTCTGCAGCGGCAACACTTGTCGGAGCCCGATGGCGATGGCGCTCGGCAAGAAGGTCCTGGCCAAGAAGATCGGCGTCGATCCGAAAGCTCTTGGCGAGGCCGGGTACGAAGTCATCTCGGCAGGCACCGGGGCGATGCCCGGCATGCGTGCCACACCCGCTGCTGCCGATGCAGTCCAGTCGCTCGGCGGCGACCTGTCGGGCCATCGCAGCAGCCCGCTCGATGTCGCGATGATCCACCGGGCGGACCTGATCATCGCCATGACCGCCGCCCATCGTCAGGGCGTCCTCGGGCTGGTGCCATCAGCAGCCGACAAGCTCGTCCTGCTGGATCCGGACGGGGACATCGAAGACCCGATCGGTGCCGACGCGTCGACCTACATGCGTCTTGCAGAAAAGCTCGAAACGCTCGTTGACGACCGCCTCGCTGCTCTGTGA